A window of Exiguobacterium sibiricum 7-3 genomic DNA:
GGAATCGGACTCGTGGGCGAATATATCGGGAAAATTTATCGGGAAGTGAAACGACGTCCCCGATATGTCATCGAGGAGAAAAGAGAATGATAACGCTGTTTCGATTTCTACTCGTCGGTATTCTGAATACATTGGTCGGTCTTACGATTACCTTATTTTGCTTTCATGTCGCTCATACGGGGTACTGGGTGGCGACGGCAATCGGAAATGCGTGTGGTGTGTGGGTCAGTTACATGCTGAATCGTCGGTTCACGTTCCGTCAAGAAGCAGGTGGCTGGACCTACTGGATTCGCTTCCTGATTGTCGTGCTGCTAAGTTATATACTTGCCTATCGCATCAGCTTATGGGGAGTATATTATTTCTTTCCACATCTGCAGGAAACGGGAGCCATCTTGATTGGAATGATTCTGTATACCGGACTCAATTTTTGGGGACAGTCTAATTGGGTCTTTCGAAAGTCGATTTCATAAAAGAATGATTCCTGTTCGATACAGGAATCATTCTTTAAAAGTAACCTAACTTTTTAATTTGTCACGACATCTGGTACAGATCACCAGGGGGATTTCACTCCTCAATCGCTCCTTATAGTAATAGAACCGTTGAATTAAGACTTCGCAAGTATAGATTAATTCATTGGACTAATCTATACTTGCTAACATGCTAACGGTATTCGTACGAAATCCAATGAATTAACCCATCGTATCAGTCCGACATATTCGCGGATCTTTCGCTATCCATTTATCTAGTTTCACGAACTGGAGTCCTCGATCCTGCAATTCTGGTAATACGATGTCTAACGCTTGTATTGTGTTCATCGGTGCCATCTCTTGAGCACCAAACGTCTTTCCACAATCATGCAATAAAATGATATC
This region includes:
- a CDS encoding GtrA family protein; this encodes MITLFRFLLVGILNTLVGLTITLFCFHVAHTGYWVATAIGNACGVWVSYMLNRRFTFRQEAGGWTYWIRFLIVVLLSYILAYRISLWGVYYFFPHLQETGAILIGMILYTGLNFWGQSNWVFRKSIS